A window of Solanum stenotomum isolate F172 chromosome 3, ASM1918654v1, whole genome shotgun sequence contains these coding sequences:
- the LOC125860278 gene encoding uncharacterized protein LOC125860278 has translation MSGAQGAQPKESLIATTYESIVKEENRPRMDIHSREDEKGIQIDKIQDKVDDAAGKGGPVFGAGKDDHNKKDLGVTGTGE, from the coding sequence ATGTCAGGGGCACAAGGTGCACAACCTAAGGAATCTTTAATAGCAACAACGTATGAATCAATAGTGAAAGAGGAGAATAGGCCACGAATGGATATTCATTCTCGTGAAGATGAAAAAGGGATTCAAATTGATAAAATTCAAGATAAGGTAGATGATGCTGCTGGCAAAGGTGGTCCCGTTTTTGGGGCCGGTAAAGACGACCACAACAAGAAGGATTTGGGAGTTACAGGCACTGGAGAGTAA